The nucleotide window TGAAGTTAATAAAACAAAAGACAGCGTCTTAAGCGGTACTACAAATCCCGATGGGACTAGCGTTTTAGATGATATTTCCGGACCTATTAAGAGACAAATGTAATGCTAGAAAAGTTACTATCTCTAGATACTCAGCTATTTATTTATCTTAATGGTTTAGGTTCAGACACCTATGATGGTTTTTGGCTTATTGTAACCAAACAAGTTAATTGGATTCCGTTTTTTTTATTGTTATTATATTTTATTTATAAAAAAATAGGGATTAAACAAACGGGTTATTTGTTGCTTTTTGTTGCTTTTTTGGTGTTGACAACAGATCAAATCACCAATGTTTTTAAATATACCGTGCAAAGGGTTAGGCCTTGTAATAATCCAGAAATCAACTCTATTATCAGGGTTGTTCAAGTTCGAAATTCATTTAGTTTTTTCTCTGGGCATGCTGCCAATACTATGGCAGTAGCTACTTTCTTGTACCTTATTTTTAAAAGACAGTTCAAATATTTAGGATTACTGTTTCTTTGGCCTCTAATTTTTGCTTATAGCCGAATTTATTTAGGCTTGCATTATCCATTAGACATTCTTTGTGGGTATTTTTTCGGATTTATGATGGGATTTTTTGTGTACAAAGGGTATCAGTGGGCGAAAAAAACAGGAAAGATTTAAGAAAAGATTGCTGATTTTTGATTAACGATTTTTGATTAACGATTTTTGATTTCAGATGTAATAAACATCGTAAAATAGACAATCTAATATTTCGTAACATCAAATCTGAAATCAAAAATCGTTAATCCTCAATCTAAAATCTTAAAGAACCCTACTTACAGTCAAACCATCGCGAATGGGGAGTAAAACCGTTTCTACTCTTGGGTCGTTTTTAAGAAGCTTGTTGTATTCTACCAAAATTTGGGTGCTAATGTCTTTAGGGTTTATAGGTTCGAGTACCTTGCCACTCCAAAGTACATTATCGGATAAAATAATGCCACCTTTATTCATTTTGGGAAGAATAATTTCGAAATAATTCAAATAATTTTCTTTATCAGCATCTATGAAAACCAAATCAAATTTTAATTCAAGATTAGGAATAATGTCAATGGCTTCTCCAAGATGTTGCACAATTTGTTTGCCCCATGGTGATTTATCAAAATATTTGCGCTGAAAATCTACCAATTCTTCCTTGATGTCAATGGTGTGCAATTGTCCGTTTTCCTGCATTCCTTCGCACAAACACAAAGCTGAATAGCCTGTATAAGTCCCAATTTCTAAAATATTTACAGGGCGTATCAATTTGGACAACATACTCAAAACACGTCCCTGAAAATGACCGCTGAGCATTCTTGGTAACAAAATTTTTTGATAGGTTTCCTTGTTTAATGCCGCTAGTAATTCTGGTTCTTTTTCAGAATGTTGTTCAATATAATCTTCTAAATCTTGGGAAATGAAATGCATTTGTGACTTCTTAAAATTTGCCACAAAGTTATTCATTTAACTTTTAAAAAAAAGGAAGTATTGTTTGATTTATGTTAGCACTGAATACTGACAGACTTTATTTAAAATTAAAATTAGGGAATCGGGCCAAGGACATATTTATAATTTGAATAGCACGAAATGAATCACAAATTCATCTTTTACTTTTATGATACCTCCCATTTTTGTTGGTGGTTCAAGCGCAATATCCGAAAATTTTACTGCTACAGTTCCGTCTAGCGATTCTTTATTGTTTTTCAGCGTTAGATTTTGATAGGATAGCGTTTTGTCGGTTATGCGAAAATTCAAGCTGCATTTATAATTGGTTCCAAAAGGTTTTATATTACTGATGGTTACTGTGCTTTTTGGGAATTTTGTTGCCTTAACTGTTGTTTTAAGGTCTTTGTTCATGATTCTGTTTCCACACTCAAAATTAGTCATCGAAATTTCTGATTTCAAACTGTTTCTGGTATTTGAATCCAAAAAAATAGTATCCCTGTACGAGAGGGAGTTTGCGCAATTGTATTTTCCGACGGTTGAATTTCCAAGAATTTCGATTTCCAGTCGGTCAATAATGATAGTATTGGGGTTTATTATTGTTGAAATGGGCTTAGCATTTCCCAGTAAAAAGGAAAATGCCAAGCCCATAACTATAAGTGCTACTTTTTGTTTCATAAATTAGAAAGTGATGGCTGCCTCAAACATAAGTCCGTTGAAACTACCGCCATATAAGTCATTTAAACTATTTCCGCTAAATTGGCTGTATTTGGAATAGTTTTGGTTTGTATAGGCTAATTTAGCAATAATGTTTTTGGTCATGAACCAACCTGCACTAGTTTCGAAACGTTCTACGTCAACTTTTTGTGGTGCTCCAGAAAGTTCGCCCGAAACGATATTGTATCTTGCTCCCACATAGAATTGATTAGTAGGACCAAATCTGTAAACTAAATCAGCAGCATATTGATCTACGCTTCGAGAGTCATCAGTACCTTTTTTATCCCCACCGCTTGTGAATTCTAAGGTTCCAAAGAATTCAAGTCCTTTGTATTTGATAAAAGGATTAATCATAAATGCGGTGTACCAGTTGGCGTATCCTGGACTGAATCTACCTGTGGTTGCGTTTGCAGCTGGGTCAAAGTTGTTTGCTTGAACATTGTCACCGCCAGGAGCATTTCCGTTGGAATCATAGGTGTAAGCTTGGTGTGACATTACACCAAAATAGCGGCTACCCGCTCTATCCGAGCCCCATGGGTTTGCACTCATGTTGGCGTTGTGGTTGTATGACCCAGTGATTCTCACCCTTAAATCTTGATTTAATTGCTTGTCATAACCCAATTTAGCCAAAATAGTTGGACTCACTGTTGTGTTTGGATCCGGAGCCGTTGGAGTTGCAGCAGATGGTACGAATTCAGCTACTCCTTGGTTTAGTTTTCCATTGGTGATACCAACCATACTAACCAAACCATCTCTGTTATAATACACTTCCATTCCCATTTCTGTTTCAAAAGAATCCATGATGTTGGCTTCGATGAATGGATTCAAAAGTGCATTACCATTGTCGGTTCTTCTAAAGTGTGAGTCACCATAGTTGTTCTCCATCTGTCCAATTTTGATGGTGGTGTATTTCATGATGTCTTCCATGAAACCTTTTTTGATGAAGTCTAATTTGTCAATTTGCAAATAACCTCCTTTTACCCATGTTTCATTATGGTGTCTTGAAGAAAGATAAATATCCAAATTAACGCGTACTCCATCAGCCAACTGCGCGCCTAATGTAAAGTTGGCAGCTGGTAAGTTGAAATTATTTCCCAGATTGTTTAGTCTGTATCCAGTTGTTCCGGCGGCTCCGTAGATAGTTGCTCCATTAGGTAGGGTATATGCACCTTCTTTTTGGTCATTAAAAGAATTTAATCCTTGAAATTGCATGGCAAAAGCACCTCCTACATCGACACTTAATCCATCAAATGGCACATCATCTTTTTTAACGTCAAAGACATTTAATCCTTCTTTGCTTCTTGGAATCATGTTTTGCATCTTTCCAAAAGATACCTGAGCATCAGCGTATGTTAGAGAAAGGATTCCGGCTATTATAAAAATCGATTTTTTCATGGCTTTTATTTAAAGTTAATGTTGAATTTTACTGTTAAATCTTCTCCTGTTTTTATTGTGCCCAACATTGCAGTTGGGGATTTCATACCAAACTCTTTGAATGTTATTTTATTTGATCCCTGCAGATTGACAACGTTATTGGCAACAGCTGTTTTTACCTGTGTTTTCAATACTTTTGATGCGCCGGCGATAGTAAAAGTACCAGTTAAGTTCCAAGTCGTTTCATTCACTTTTTCTGCAGATTTTAAAACATATTTGATGTTTTTGTTTTCTTTTGTTTTCAAAGCTTCATAAGCAACTTTGTCCATGTTTTTTTTCTCGCTTTTTATTGTTTCAGCGGGAAGGGTAATATCAATACTGGTAATTTCTGTCAACTTTCCATTAGCAACCGTCAAATTTGCTTTACCGGTACCAGACGCTGATTTCATTGTCCAATCATGCAGTGTTGAAGTGCCTGCCACCGAAAAATTTGATTTAGCGTCTAATGTGTAGTCTTTTTGCGCATTTGCTGATAGTACAAGTGCGAATAACGCCAATGCTGTGGTAATTTTTTTGATAATTGTTTTCATGACTTTTTTGTATAGATTAGTTAGTAATTCTGCTCGAAATAAGAGTTTTATTTTTTTAATCGATTGGTCTTTAAAACTTAAAATTAGCTTGGGGCAATAATGTATGAACTGATGATTATTGTAAATATAATAAAAATCTTGTTAAAACAACAAAAATATTTTTTAATAATCTTTTTTTGTCTGAATATCAGCTTTAACGATTTTTTATTGAAAATAATATTTTACTTATTTAAAAATAAAATAAAAATAATAGTGCCGTAAATTGTTTATTGTGTATTAAAACTTAATTATGCTTGATTTTTGGGGCTTCGCGACATAATCTTACTTAGTTCTTTTTTTTGAAAAAAAAATTAAAATTCTTTTTTGTAATCAGATTTCATTGTGTTTAATCGATTCTGGAACTATGTTTTCGGGCTTGTGTTAAAACAAATTTAGTAAAACAAATTTTAAAAAAAAAAGCATTCGGTTAATTTAGTTGCTTGTTTTCTATTGTTTTAACAAAAATGTGTTTTTTATGGAGGCTTTTTTAAAGAAAAGGTTGTGTTATTGTTAGGGTTTCTTTAATGTTTTTTTTCTTTTAAAAAAGAATAATTAAAAGCGTAAAATTTTATTTTTTGATTGTAGAAAGCGGAATGGATTTTTGAATTTAATCCAATATTGTCAAGCTGTAAGCATCCCTCAAAGAAAAGGATTTAGTTTGTGTCTAATACGGATTCTGAGTTTAAAGGAAGAAGCTTTTACAGTGATATGCAAAAAAAAACTTAATCAAAACCCATTTGGCCTTAATTAAGTATTGAAGAAATTTATAAACAAGGTAAATTTATTGCTTATGAAGGGTGAAATGAATTACGAAATCATCTTTTACCTTTATGATGCCTCCCATCTTGGTTGGTGGTTCTAATGCTATTTCAGAAAAAGTGACTGCCACGCTTCCTTCAAGAGATTCTTTATTGTTCTTTAGAACCATATTTTGATAGGACAGCGTTTTATCTGTTATTCTAAAGTTTAAACTGCATTTGTAATTTGTCCCAAAAGGTTTGATATTGGTAATGGTTACCGTGCTTTTTGGGAATTTTGTTGCCTTAACTGTTGTTTTAAGGTCTTTGTCCATAATTCTGTTACCACAATCAAAATTGCTCATTGAAATTTCCGATTTCAAACTATTTTTTACGTTTGAATTTAAATAAATAGTGTCTCTATAAGCAAGGGAATTGGAACAACTGTATTTGCCAATTGTTGAATTTCCTAAAATTTCGATTTCAAGTTTGTCAATGATGATGGTGTTTGGGTCAATTAATGAAGAAATGGGTTTAGCACTTCCCAATGTAAAGAGAAGTACTAAACCCAAAATCATTAAAGAAAATCTTTGATTCATTTATATTAGAAAGCAATTACAGCTTCAAACATTAATCCTTTGAATTGTCCTCCGTAGTTATCATTTAATACTCCAGCAGATACTTGAGAGAAGTCTTTGTATGTTTGGTCAACATAAGCAAGTTTTGCCAAAATGTTTTTAGTCATAAACCAACCAGCAGAAGTTTCCAATCTGTTGATGCTTGCGTTAACATCTTTAGTTTCTAATTCTCCAGTAACAGTTCCGTAACGAGCTCCTAAATAGAATTGCTCAGTTTGTCCGAATCTGTAAACTACATCTCCTACGAATTGGTTAACGCTTTTAGATTGCGAACGGTCTGTTTTGCTTGCTCCACCTGTAGTTGTTTCAATAGTACCAAAGAATTCCAATCCTTTGTATTTTACAAATGGGTTAAACATAAAAGCTGTGTAATATTGAGAATAACCAGGTTGGTATCTTCCTGTAGTAAAAGTTGATTCACCTTGAGTTCCTGCTACTAACGCATTTCCAGCTACTGGTTGTCCACCAAATGTATATGCATTGTGAGCCATTACACCATAGTAACGAGAACCACCTCTGTCAGAAGACCAAGGGTTTGAACTCATGTTGGCATTGTGATTGTATGATCCTGTAAGTCTAACTCTCAAATCTTTGTTTAGTTGTTTGTCATATCCAAATTTAGCCAAGATAGTTGGAGAAACGTTAGGGTCTGTTTCCTGTACAGATTGGTTCAATTTACCGTTAGTAACTCCTAACATGCTAACCCATCCGTTTCTGTTATAGTATACTTCCATTCCCATATCAGTTTGGAAAGAGTCCATGATGTTACCTTCAATGAAAGGATTTAATAACGCTTGTCCGTTATCAGTTCTTCTGAAGTGAGCATCACCATAGTTGTTCTCCATTTGACCAATTTTGATGGTAGTATATTTCATTACATCAGCCAAGAAGTCTTTTTTGATGAAGTCTAACTTGTCGATTTGTAAGTATCCACCTTTAACCCATGTTTCATTGTGGTGTCTTGCAGCAAGATATAAGTCTAGGTTTACTCGAACCCCATCAGCCAACTGAGCACCGATAACCATGTTTGCTGCAGGTAGATTGAATTGGTTTTCCAAATTGGTTAATCTATAACCAGAATATGCTTTACCACCTACTGTTCCAGAACTTGCCTGATCATTGAAAGAGTTGAATGCCTGAAATTGCATTGCGAATGCGCCACCTACTTCAACGCTAAGTCCCTTGAATTCTTTATCATCTTTTTGTACGTCAAAAACGTTGATTCCGTCTTTACCTCTGGAAATTTGATTTTGCATGTTTCCAAATGTTACTTGTGCATTTGCAGCGGCCATTGATAATAGCCCGGCTGCTAAGAGATATATTCTTCTCATTTTTATTGTATTAAATTGGTTAAATATTAAATTTATTTTGGTGTTTAATTAAAATTCAAATTGAATTTGATGGTTAAGTCTTCGCCAGTTTTGATGGCTCCAAACATGGCAGTTGGTGATTTCATGCCAAATTCAGTAAAGGTTATTTTGTTTGATCCTTGTAATGTTACAGTTCCGTTTGCGGCTACTGTAGATTTAACTTGTGTTTTGAATACTTTTGAAACACCTGCGATTGTATAAGTTCCTGTAAGATTCCAAGTTGTTTCATTTACTTTTTCAGCATCTTTTAAAACATATTTTATGTTTTTGAATTTGTCTGTTTTCAAAGTTTCGTATGCTACTTTGTCCATGCTTTTTTTCTCGCTTTTGATGCTTTCTGCAGGAAGAGTGATATCGATACTGTTGATGTCTACCAATTTTGAATTGGTTACTGTTAAGTTTGCGGTACCAGTTTTTGAAGCCGATTTCATTTCCCAGTCGTGCATTGTCGATGTGCCATTTACACTGAAGCTCGTTTTGTCGTCTAAATTGTATGCCTTCTGTGCATTTACTGATACTGATACTACTAATACCAATAAGGCGATAATTGTTTTAATTTTTGATTTCATAACTTTTTTTTAAAAAATTAATTTTTGTTTCGATGTTAATCTTGGTAAAATGATTTTGTTAATTTTTGGTTAAAGCCTTTTACTAATCTTAACTGAGACAAAATTAGAATGGAAATCAAAATAGGAATATGATAAAAATCATGTATAATGAAGCGTGAAAATTGTAGTTTAATCAAAAAAAGGGTTTGGTTTTTAACTATATCGTTTTCTTTAAGCTGGTTGCAAAAAGAGGTTTAAGAGGTTGAATTTTTTATTTATCTGATTATGTGAGACTTTGAGTATTTTTTTGGTTGTTAATATAAAAGACAAAAATGTCTTTTGTTAAAAAAATAATTTGGTATTTTTTTTTAACTTTTTTTTTAATTTTAACTTTTGCGTGTATTAAATTTCTTCCAAAGTTTTCTTGGCTAATCAGGATGTGTGTAATTTTAACATTGTTGATTCCTCCCGTGACTATTTTTGGATAACAAAGCGAAGTTTTCAGAATAAAACTTTGGGGTACTTTATGATTTAGTGCAAACCAGGGAAAAGATAGAAATGAAGTCGTTTTTGTATTTCATTTGTTTAAAATTTTCTTATACAAAGTACAATTCGACAAATTGTCATTAAATTTGCCCCATGCAAATTGAGAAAAAAGACATACGGGCATTATCCAAAGACCAATTGAGGGACTTTTTTATAAACAACGGAGATAAAGCTTTCCGTGGTAATCAGGTTTATGAATGGTTATGGAGTAAAGGGGCGCACAGTTTTGATGATATGACTAATGTTGCCAAAAATACTCGCGCCATGCTGGAAGATCATTTTGTGATTAATCATATCAAAGTTGATACTATGCAGCGAAGTGAAGACGGAACCGTAAAGAATGCGGTTAGGCTTCATGATGGATTGGTGGTCGAGAGTGTCTTGATTCCTACCCAAACCCGTACAACCGCTTGTGTTTCGAGTCAGGTGGGATGTAGTTTGGACTGTAATTTTTGCGCAACTGCTCGTTTGAAGCGAATGCGTAACTTGGAACCTGCAGAAATTTATGATCAGGTTATTTCTATTGATAAGGAAAGTCGATTGTATTATAACCATCCTTTGTCTAACATTGTTTTTATGGGAATGGGTGAGCCACTCATGAATTATAATAATGTGATGAAAGCCATCGGAATGATAACTTCTGATGAAGGTTTGGGGATGTCTCCAAAACGCATTACGGTTTCGACTTCGGGAATCCCAAAGATGATAAAAAAAATGGCTGATGATGAAGTGAAATTCAAACTGGCGGTTTCTTTACATTCTGCAATAGACAGTATTCGTTCTCGTATAATGCCTTTCAGTCAAAATTTTCCTTTGGTCGAATTGCGCGAAGCGTTGGAATATTGGTACCGAAAAACAAAAAGCAAAGTTTCCTACGAATATGTAGTCTGGAAAGGAATTAATGATGATAAGGCATCGATAGATGCGCTGGTTAAATTTTGCAAATATGTTCCCTGCAAAGTAAATCTGATTGAATATAACCCAATAGACGACGGAGAGTTTCAACAAGCTTCGGAAGAATCGATAAATGCTTATATAAAAGCGCTTGAAAATACTGGAATTGTAGTGAAGGTACGAAGAAGTCGAGGTAAAGACATTGATGCCGCCTGCGGACAATTGGCCAATAAAGAGGCTTGATCAGTAACTAAAAAAAAGAATTTTTTTTACCATTAAGATATTAAGAAAATTAAGTTTTTTTTAGCCTTAATGA belongs to Flavobacterium gilvum and includes:
- a CDS encoding phosphatase PAP2 family protein; amino-acid sequence: MLEKLLSLDTQLFIYLNGLGSDTYDGFWLIVTKQVNWIPFFLLLLYFIYKKIGIKQTGYLLLFVAFLVLTTDQITNVFKYTVQRVRPCNNPEINSIIRVVQVRNSFSFFSGHAANTMAVATFLYLIFKRQFKYLGLLFLWPLIFAYSRIYLGLHYPLDILCGYFFGFMMGFFVYKGYQWAKKTGKI
- a CDS encoding O-methyltransferase, with the protein product MHFISQDLEDYIEQHSEKEPELLAALNKETYQKILLPRMLSGHFQGRVLSMLSKLIRPVNILEIGTYTGYSALCLCEGMQENGQLHTIDIKEELVDFQRKYFDKSPWGKQIVQHLGEAIDIIPNLELKFDLVFIDADKENYLNYFEIILPKMNKGGIILSDNVLWSGKVLEPINPKDISTQILVEYNKLLKNDPRVETVLLPIRDGLTVSRVL
- the rlmN gene encoding 23S rRNA (adenine(2503)-C(2))-methyltransferase RlmN gives rise to the protein MQIEKKDIRALSKDQLRDFFINNGDKAFRGNQVYEWLWSKGAHSFDDMTNVAKNTRAMLEDHFVINHIKVDTMQRSEDGTVKNAVRLHDGLVVESVLIPTQTRTTACVSSQVGCSLDCNFCATARLKRMRNLEPAEIYDQVISIDKESRLYYNHPLSNIVFMGMGEPLMNYNNVMKAIGMITSDEGLGMSPKRITVSTSGIPKMIKKMADDEVKFKLAVSLHSAIDSIRSRIMPFSQNFPLVELREALEYWYRKTKSKVSYEYVVWKGINDDKASIDALVKFCKYVPCKVNLIEYNPIDDGEFQQASEESINAYIKALENTGIVVKVRRSRGKDIDAACGQLANKEA
- a CDS encoding YceI family protein; the protein is MNQRFSLMILGLVLLFTLGSAKPISSLIDPNTIIIDKLEIEILGNSTIGKYSCSNSLAYRDTIYLNSNVKNSLKSEISMSNFDCGNRIMDKDLKTTVKATKFPKSTVTITNIKPFGTNYKCSLNFRITDKTLSYQNMVLKNNKESLEGSVAVTFSEIALEPPTKMGGIIKVKDDFVIHFTLHKQ
- a CDS encoding YceI family protein — translated: MKTIIKKITTALALFALVLSANAQKDYTLDAKSNFSVAGTSTLHDWTMKSASGTGKANLTVANGKLTEITSIDITLPAETIKSEKKNMDKVAYEALKTKENKNIKYVLKSAEKVNETTWNLTGTFTIAGASKVLKTQVKTAVANNVVNLQGSNKITFKEFGMKSPTAMLGTIKTGEDLTVKFNINFK
- a CDS encoding YceI family protein: MKSKIKTIIALLVLVVSVSVNAQKAYNLDDKTSFSVNGTSTMHDWEMKSASKTGTANLTVTNSKLVDINSIDITLPAESIKSEKKSMDKVAYETLKTDKFKNIKYVLKDAEKVNETTWNLTGTYTIAGVSKVFKTQVKSTVAANGTVTLQGSNKITFTEFGMKSPTAMFGAIKTGEDLTIKFNLNFN